One segment of Planctomycetota bacterium DNA contains the following:
- a CDS encoding PilT/PilU family type 4a pilus ATPase: MATIQIDKLLETVVKRKAADLHLAVGKPPTLRMSGRLRELQTKVLEGEDTASLMKAITPERIQQEFEETGSGDFGFAFGTEARFRVAIFKQKGMTSLVLRRIPNQILTFEQIGLPDMARQICRRPRGIFLVTGPTGSGKTTTLATMIDYINTEFERHIITMEDPIEYYHPHKKSIVVQREIGVDVPSFSESLRRALRQDPDVMLVGEMRDLATIGSAITAAETGHLVFGTLHTSGAASTINRIIDAFPTDQQEQVRVQLANNLIAVLSQALMPRIDVDGGMLAAYEFMYVTPAIQNLIRENKSFRIDSEIQTGARYGMQLLDDNLWNNFMDGKIGAEEAIDKSKNPGYMMDRINKLGVEVEDADDALLAEAEDQAGSDDGSKSADAKAAEVAQRRQRMKGG; this comes from the coding sequence ATGGCCACCATTCAGATTGACAAACTGCTCGAGACCGTCGTCAAACGGAAGGCGGCCGACTTGCACCTGGCCGTCGGCAAGCCGCCGACGCTGCGCATGAGTGGTCGGCTCCGCGAGTTGCAGACCAAAGTGCTTGAAGGCGAGGACACCGCCTCGCTGATGAAGGCCATCACGCCCGAACGCATTCAGCAGGAGTTCGAAGAGACCGGCTCGGGTGACTTCGGCTTCGCCTTCGGCACCGAGGCTCGCTTTCGCGTGGCCATCTTCAAACAGAAGGGCATGACCAGCCTCGTGCTGCGTCGGATTCCAAACCAGATCCTCACGTTCGAACAGATCGGCCTGCCGGACATGGCCAGGCAGATCTGTCGGCGTCCTCGCGGCATCTTCCTCGTCACCGGGCCGACGGGCTCGGGCAAGACGACGACGCTGGCGACGATGATCGACTACATCAATACGGAGTTCGAACGGCACATCATCACGATGGAAGACCCCATCGAGTACTACCACCCGCACAAGAAGTCGATCGTCGTGCAGCGTGAGATCGGCGTGGACGTGCCGAGCTTCTCCGAGTCGCTCCGCCGAGCCCTGCGTCAGGACCCGGACGTCATGCTCGTCGGCGAGATGCGTGACCTCGCAACCATCGGCTCCGCCATCACCGCCGCGGAAACCGGCCACCTTGTCTTCGGAACGCTGCACACGTCGGGTGCGGCCTCGACGATCAACCGCATCATCGACGCGTTCCCGACGGACCAGCAGGAGCAGGTTCGCGTCCAGCTCGCCAACAACCTGATCGCCGTGCTGAGTCAGGCGCTCATGCCGCGCATCGACGTCGATGGCGGCATGCTGGCGGCGTACGAGTTCATGTACGTCACGCCCGCCATCCAGAACCTGATCCGTGAGAACAAGTCGTTCCGAATCGACTCGGAAATCCAGACCGGTGCCCGCTACGGCATGCAGCTCTTGGACGACAACCTCTGGAACAACTTCATGGACGGCAAGATCGGCGCTGAAGAAGCGATCGATAAGAGCAAAAACCCGGGCTACATGATGGACCGCATCAACAAGCTCGGCGTCGAGGTGGAGGACGCCGACGACGCGCTCCTCGCCGAGGCCGAAGATCAAGCCGGCTCAGACGACGGCAGCAAGTCCGCCGACGCCAAAGCCGCCGAGGTGGCCCAGCGTCGCCAACGGATGAAGGGCGGGTAA
- a CDS encoding ATPase, T2SS/T4P/T4SS family, whose product MAKSQKRLGEILVDFGVINVKEVEKGLAHAKKKRLRIGEGLIDLKLCTDANVYKALAAQQGMEYVDLDKQSIPPGAVNAVPDDLMQKHLVLPLGSENGKLRLAVHDPLDMELQDVLKFRLGKDIRPVLAPRDRIKAVIDELFSKSAANTIDQTMDRTVDRLRESLDQSVDRSLDKSVDRSVDKSVDLAGVGEDIENDPTQAPVIKLVQALIAEAVRGRASDIHIEPFKDRVRVRYRIDGECVIRDDIPLRMKGPLISRIKIMAGIDIAEKRLPQDGRIKMTIDGSQVDFRVSSLPAYHGESTVLRILRPDNVRIGLENMGFEEDDYATFQKIIKRPNGIFLVTGPTGSGKTTTLYGALNVLNRPDRKIITAEDPVEYNFPGINQCQVRDGIGLSFAKILRAMLRQAPNVILVGEIRDLEVAEVAIQAALTGHLVFSTLHTNDAPAAITRLIDMGVKPFLVASSIQAVMAQRLIRKLCDKCKQPDNDPDKKWLRLAGFKPEDLEGVQLYKPRGCEHCANTGFRGRMAIFELMQMNNELRTLAFERSPTNKLRQAAIRGGMKSLLADGRIKVVKGLTTAAEIVKVAQIEGVAAVAEDEEDDSYDSETSELEMAEA is encoded by the coding sequence ATGGCCAAGTCTCAGAAGCGCCTCGGTGAAATCCTCGTCGACTTCGGCGTCATCAACGTCAAAGAAGTCGAAAAAGGCCTCGCGCATGCCAAGAAGAAGCGGCTGCGCATCGGCGAGGGCCTCATCGACCTCAAGCTCTGCACGGACGCCAACGTCTACAAGGCGTTGGCCGCCCAGCAGGGCATGGAGTACGTCGACCTCGACAAGCAGTCGATCCCGCCCGGGGCCGTCAACGCCGTGCCGGACGACCTCATGCAGAAGCATCTGGTCCTGCCGCTGGGCAGCGAGAACGGCAAGCTGCGCCTGGCCGTCCACGACCCGCTGGACATGGAGTTGCAGGACGTCCTGAAGTTCCGTCTGGGCAAGGACATCCGGCCCGTGCTCGCCCCACGCGATCGCATCAAGGCCGTCATCGATGAGCTCTTCAGCAAATCGGCCGCCAACACCATCGACCAGACGATGGACCGCACGGTCGACCGTCTGCGCGAGTCGCTGGACCAATCCGTCGACCGCAGCCTCGACAAGTCGGTCGACCGCTCCGTCGACAAGTCGGTCGACCTCGCCGGCGTTGGCGAGGACATCGAGAACGACCCGACGCAGGCGCCGGTCATCAAGCTGGTGCAGGCACTCATCGCCGAGGCCGTGCGTGGCAGGGCGAGCGACATCCACATCGAGCCGTTCAAGGACCGCGTCCGCGTCCGATACCGCATCGACGGCGAGTGTGTGATCCGCGACGACATCCCGCTCCGGATGAAGGGCCCGCTGATCAGCCGCATCAAGATCATGGCCGGCATCGACATCGCCGAGAAGCGCCTCCCCCAGGACGGCCGCATCAAGATGACGATCGACGGCAGCCAGGTCGACTTCCGCGTCTCGTCGCTTCCCGCCTACCACGGCGAGTCGACCGTGCTTCGTATTCTCCGGCCTGACAACGTCCGCATCGGTCTGGAGAACATGGGCTTCGAGGAAGACGACTACGCGACCTTCCAGAAAATCATCAAGCGGCCCAATGGCATCTTCCTCGTCACGGGCCCGACCGGCTCGGGTAAGACGACCACGCTCTACGGTGCGCTCAACGTCCTCAACCGGCCCGACCGCAAGATCATCACGGCCGAGGACCCGGTCGAATACAACTTCCCCGGCATCAACCAGTGTCAGGTCCGCGACGGCATCGGCCTGTCGTTCGCCAAGATTCTGCGGGCGATGCTGCGTCAGGCACCGAACGTCATTCTGGTCGGTGAGATTCGCGACCTGGAGGTGGCCGAGGTCGCGATTCAGGCGGCGCTGACGGGTCACCTGGTTTTCAGCACGCTGCACACCAACGACGCCCCGGCCGCGATCACGCGTCTGATCGACATGGGCGTCAAGCCGTTCCTCGTTGCCTCGTCCATCCAGGCGGTCATGGCCCAGCGGCTGATTCGCAAGCTGTGCGACAAGTGCAAGCAGCCCGACAACGACCCGGACAAGAAGTGGCTGCGTCTGGCAGGATTCAAGCCCGAAGACCTCGAGGGCGTTCAGCTCTACAAGCCGCGCGGCTGCGAGCACTGCGCCAACACCGGTTTCCGCGGCCGGATGGCCATATTCGAGCTGATGCAGATGAACAATGAGCTGCGGACGCTCGCTTTCGAGCGGAGCCCGACCAACAAGCTGCGTCAGGCTGCTATCCGCGGCGGCATGAAGAGCCTCCTCGCCGACGGGCGGATCAAGGTCGTCAAGGGCCTCACCACCGCCGCCGAGATCGTCAAGGTCGCCCAGATCGAAGGCGTTGCCGCGGTGGCGGAAGACGAAGAGGACGATTCGTACGACTCCGAGACTTCCGAGCTGGAGATGGCAGAGGCGTGA
- a CDS encoding type II toxin-antitoxin system HicA family toxin: MESLLRSLGATLEEGAGSRVRVSLNGIDAVFHRPHPQPEASRAVIRSVRSFLINAGVTP; this comes from the coding sequence GTGGAATCGCTGCTTCGAAGCCTCGGAGCAACCCTTGAAGAAGGTGCGGGCTCTCGCGTCCGTGTGTCGCTCAACGGCATCGATGCCGTCTTTCACCGCCCGCATCCGCAACCCGAGGCGTCGCGAGCTGTGATACGCTCCGTCAGGTCGTTCTTGATCAACGCCGGAGTGACGCCATGA
- a CDS encoding type II toxin-antitoxin system HicB family antitoxin, with amino-acid sequence MSRAARSTDVSQIEVGRLHYKGYEGTAVFDEEDDCFAGTVQGLSDVIHYEGRSVDELKESFRASVDDYLEWCRQRGKQPQLPSAATEAA; translated from the coding sequence ATGAGCAGAGCAGCCCGCAGCACCGACGTCTCTCAGATCGAGGTGGGACGACTTCACTACAAGGGGTACGAGGGAACAGCCGTCTTCGATGAGGAAGACGACTGCTTCGCGGGCACCGTGCAGGGCCTTTCGGATGTGATCCACTACGAGGGTCGCAGCGTCGACGAGCTGAAAGAGAGCTTTCGCGCGTCTGTCGACGACTACCTCGAATGGTGCAGGCAGCGTGGAAAGCAACCGCAGTTGCCTTCGGCCGCGACAGAAGCTGCCTAG